Genomic DNA from Theobroma cacao cultivar B97-61/B2 chromosome 3, Criollo_cocoa_genome_V2, whole genome shotgun sequence:
aaaatttcattttactttgctttaatttgttttcccccaatttaatttccttaatattttctttacttcaattttttcatgaaTCAAACGGGACCTAATTATCAGCAAAATTTGGGTGAATGAAAAGAGTTACCAAATGTTAGTTTATTAATGATAATGAAGATTTTATAATtcaataaatatgaaaaataattctcTTGATAAAGAGTAAattgttatgaaataaatcttaagagaacaattataagaaaaatataagagaaagtATTTAGAGGGAGTAAAAAGATCTTATTCAAGTGTGTattttacaaatgaagtgagaCGACTATTTATAAGCCAACAATCCTTGAATTACAATCATAATCTAATTCTATCTAAGGATTCAAATCAGATTACATTTCTTATTTCTTACTTGTTGggttgtttgatttgatttataCTTATTGAGTTTTAATATAATGTACATTCACAcatatattgataaaaaaataatgatataatGGGAGGAAGATTTTTGTGTTgtaatttttaagtatttatgtttataaatattgataaaatttccaaacaccaaaatatatttttcagaGTGATAtccaaacacaaaaaaaaaaaaaacctttcttttcaaaaagaaatattttcttttaggAAATCAGTTTCTGATTACCAAAGGGACACTTgggataaaatgttttacatGCATGTcctatataaattaaaagaaataatgggatttgaaatgtattaatttaaatccttgaaagaaaagttagaaaCGAGAAGCTAAGATATCAAGAGAAGTGACTTTTAGCGCTGGAGACCTTGGAGCATCTTTTAATGGTTTCAGAGCTTTCTGACGAGGCAAAGAAGCACgcaaaaattatctttttaaggCCTTTCCATGTTGGCTTCCACTTTCTGATCTTTCACTCTTCTTTATGGCCGGTTTAAAGCCTTCAAAAGAGCATCGCCCGCTTCTcttctcacttttttttttatcttggtCGACAAATCCATTTGGTGGCTTGCTACTTGTATATATAGATGGCCTTCTATTCATAGTTATTTCTTCCTTAATCACAAAGAAGATGGAATCCGCTATTTCGTCATTACCACAGAGGCAGCAGCAGCAACAAGGAGATATAGGGAGCAGCCAAGGAGCAGCAGCGGCGAGCAGTTCGTCATCGTCAGCAGGTTCTATAGGGCCGTTCTTCGCGGTTATCTCGATTCTCACATTTCTTGCAATAGTTTCTTGCGTGGTGGGAAGAATTTGTGTCCGACGTCGGACGGCAGCGCCAGTTACACCGTTGGATACTATCAAGCATGGAGGCTGCTTGGGATGGTTGAAGCGAAAG
This window encodes:
- the LOC18604961 gene encoding uncharacterized protein LOC18604961, which encodes MESAISSLPQRQQQQQGDIGSSQGAAAASSSSSSAGSIGPFFAVISILTFLAIVSCVVGRICVRRRTAAPVTPLDTIKHGGCLGWLKRKCRHCMAGEVEVGAKVMSFGEETNNHAHSPEV